From a region of the Globicephala melas chromosome 19, mGloMel1.2, whole genome shotgun sequence genome:
- the CIC gene encoding protein capicua homolog isoform X6: protein MKPMKKACAGLPGSGSGGKSPPATRAKALRRRGAGEGDKPEEEDDEAQQQQPGPEEAEEGEEEAERGTEAEGLPPELHPDDPAPGPAEEPKGEGEAGRWEPSLSRKTATFKSRAPKKKYVEEHGAGSGSSGAAGAPEERARTPEEAGTPGVPPQPPTSARSSSTDTASEHSADLEDEPAEAGGLGPWPPGSTSGGYDLRQLRSQRVLARRGDGLFLPAVVRQVRRSQDLGVQFPGDRALTFYEGAPGSGVDVVLDATPPPAALVVGTAVCTCVEPGVAAYRAGVVVEVAAKPAAYKVRFSPGPSSQPGPAATPPQPPQREPEDAVWVARSSLRLLRPPWEPEALPRKPPAGPEEGQAEPGAALPPCPAALDLKQPEDAEVSKISFGGHLGACEEGEEKHPPALGTPALLPLPPPQLLSPPPKSPAFAGPGRPGEQPSPCQEGSQGGSRSSSVASLEKGAAPATRARTPLTAAQQKYKKGDVVCTPNGIRKKFNGKQWRRLCSRDGCMKESQRRGYCSRHLSMRTKEMEGLADSGPGGAGRPAGVAAREGSTEFDWGDETSRDSEASSVAARGDSRPRLVAPADLSRFEFDECEAAVMLVSLGSSRSGTPSFSPVSTQSPFSPAPSPSPSPLFGFRPANFSPINASPVIQRTAVRSRHLSASTPKAGVLTPPDLGPHPPPPAPRERHSSGILPTFQTNLTFTVPISPGRRKTELLPHPGALGAPGAAGGGAAPDFPKSDSLDSGVDSVSHTPTPSTPAGFRAVSPAVPFSRSRQPSPLLLLPPPAGLTSDPGPSVRRVPAVQRDSPVIVRNPDVPLPSKFPGEVGAGSEARAGGPGRGCRETPVPPGMASGKPGLPPPLPAPVPITVPPAAPTAVAQPMPTFGLASSPFQPVAFHPSPAALLPVLVPSSYTSHPAPKKEVIMGRPGTVWTNVEPRSVAVFPWHSLVPFLAPSQPDPSVQPSEAQQPASHLVASNQSKEPAESAAVAHEQPPGGTGNADPGRPPGATCPESPGPGPPHTLGVVEPGKGPLPTTEEEAPGPPGEPRLDSETESDHDDAFLSIMSPEIQLPLPPGKRRTQSLSALPKERDSSSEKDGRSPNKREKDHIRRPMNAFMIFSKRHRALVHQRHPNQDNRTVSKILGEWWYALGPKEKQKYHDLAFQVKEAHFKAHPDWKWCNKDRKKSSSEAKPTSLGLAGGHKEPRERSMSETGTAAAPGVSSELLSVTAQTLLSSDTKAPGSSSCGAERLHTVGGPGSARPRAFSHSGVHSLDGGEVDSQALQELTQMVSGPASYSGPKPSTQYGAPGPFAAPGEGGTLAASGRPPLLPTRASRSQRAASEDMTSDEERMVICEEEGDDDVIADDGFSTTDIDLKCKERVTDSESGDSSGEDPEGSKGFGRKVFSPVIRSSFTHCRPSLDPEPPGPPDPPAGFGKGYGPTPSSSSSPASSSASAATSFPLGSGTFKAQESGQGSTTGPLRPPPPGTGGPATPKATRFLPTDPATFRRKRPESVGGLEPPGPSVIAAPPSGGGSVLQTLVLPSNKEEREGSGARMPSAPAPSLAYGAPAAPLSRPAATMVTNVVRPVSSTPVPIASKPFPTSGRAEASPNDTAGARTETVTGSRAPGGSPLGVSLVYSDKKSGAATSTASHLVAGPLLGTVGKAPATVTNLLVGAPGYGAPAPPAVQFIAQGGPGSGTAAGSGAGAGSGPNGPMPLGILQPGPLGKAGGITQVQYILPTLPQQLQVAPAPAPAPGTKAAAPSGPAPTTSIRFTLPPGTSTNGKVLAATAPTPGIPILQSVPSAPPPKAQSVSPVQAPPPGGSAQLLPGKVLVPLATPSMSVRGGGAGQPLPLVSPPFSVPVQNGAQPPSKIIQLTPVPVSTPSGLVPPLSPATLPGPASQPQKVLLPSSTRITYVQSAGGHALPLGTSPASSQAGTVTSYGPTSSVALGFTSLGPSGPAFVQPLLSGQAPLLAPGQVGVSPVPSPQLPPTCAAPSGPVITAFYPGSPVPTSSAPLAQPSQAPPGLVYTVATNTTPPAATILPKGPPAPATATPAPTSPFPSATAGSMTYSLVAPKAQRPTPKAPQKVKAAIASIPVGSFEAGAPGRPGPASRQPLEPGPAREPPASESELEGRPTTPAPPLPPETWAPPARSSPPPPPPAEERTSAKGPETMASKFPSSSSDWRVPGLGLESRGEPPTPPSPAPAPAPAPGSSGSSSEGSSGRAAGDTPERKEAASVGKKVKVRPPPLKKTFDSVDKVLSEVDFEERFAELPEFRPEEVLPSPTLQSLATSPRAILGSYRKKRKNSTDLDSAPEDPTSPKRKMRRRSSCSSEPNTPKSAKCEGDIFTFDRTGTEAEDVLGELEYEKVPYSSLRRTLDQRRALVMQLFQDHGFFPSAQATAAFQARYADIFPSKVCLQLKIREVRQKIMQAATPTEQPPGAEAPLPGPPPTVTAAAPVPTPSPAGGPDPTSPGSDSGTAPAAPPLPPPPEPGPGQPGWEGPPQPSPPPSGPSTAATGR from the exons ATGAAACCAATGAAGAAGGCGTGCGCTGGCCTCCCAGGTTCTGGCAGCGGTGGCAAGTCCCCCCCAGCCACCAGGGCCAAGGCCCTGAGGCggcgaggggctggggagggtgaCAAGCcagaggaggaagatgatgaGGCTCAGCAGCAGCAGCCGGGGCCAGAAGAGGCTGAGGAGGGTGAGGAGGAGGCCGAGCGGGGCACAGAGGCTGAAGGGCTGCCCCCAGAGCTGCACCCCGACGACCCGGCCCCAGGCCCAGCCGAGGAacccaagggggagggggaggcaggccGCTGGGAGCCCTCACTCAGCCGAAAGACGGCCACGTTCAAGTCACGAGCGCCCAAGAAGAAGTATGTGGAGGAGCATGGGGCCGGCAGTGGCAGCAGTGGGGCGGCTGGTGCCCCTGAAGAGCGGGCACGGACCCCCGAGGAGGCGGGCACCCCGGGGGTGCCTCCGCAGCCACCCACCTCTGCCCGCTCCTCCTCCACCGACACAGCCAGCGAGCACTCGGCCGACCTGGAAGATGAGCCGGCCGAAGCTGGTGGTTTAGGTCCCTGGCCCCCTGGCAGCACCAGCGGTGGCTATGACCTGCGGCAGCTGCGGTCCCAGCGGGTGCTGGCTCGGCGTGGGGACGGTCTCTTCCTGCCGGCTGTGGTGCGCCAGGTGCGCCGAAGCCAGGACCTGGGTGTGCAGTTCCCTGGGGACCGGGCCCTGACTTTCTACGAGGGGGCACCTGGCAGTGGTGTGGATGTGGTTTTGGATGCCACGCCACCGCCGGCTGCGCTGGTGGTGGGCACAGCGGTCTGTACCTGTGTGGAGCCCGGTGTGGCTGCCTACCGTgccggggtggtggtggaggtggccGCCAAGCCAGCTGCCTACAAGGTCCGCTTCAGCCctggccccagctcccagccGGGCCCGGCGGCCACCCCGCCGCAGCCGCCGCAGCGTGAGCCCGAGGACGCGGTGTGGGTGGCCCGCTCCAGCCTGCGCCTGCTGCGGCCCCCGTGGGAGCCCGAAGCCCTGCCGAGGAAGCCCCCGGCGGGTCCTGAGGAGGGACAGGCCGAGCCGGGGGCTGCCCTTCCCCCCTGCCCTGCTGCCCTGGACCTCAAGCAGCCCGAGGATGCCGAGGTCTCCAAGATCAGCTTTGGTGGCCACCTGGGGGCTTGCGAGGAGGGTGAGGAGAAGCACCCGCCAGCCCTGGGCACCCCGGCCCTGCTCCCACTGCCCCCGCCCCAGCTCCTGTCACCGCCACCCAAGTCCCCAGCCTTCGCCGGCCCAGGCCGCCCTGGCGAGCAGCCCTCGCCCTGCCAGGAGGGGAGCCAGGGTGGCAGCCGCAGCAGCAGCGTGGCCTCCCTGGAGAAGGGGGCTGCACCGGCCACCCGGGCCCGCACGCCACTGACAGCAGCCCAGCAGAAATACAAGAAGGGAGACGTGGTCTGCACACCCAATGGAATTCGAAAGAAATTCAATGGCAAGCAGTGGCGACGGCTGTGCTCGAGAGATGGCTGCATGAAGGAGTCCCAGCGGCGGGGCTACTGCTCCCGCCACCTGTCCATGCGAACCAAGGAGATGGAGGGCCTGGCGGACAGTGGCCCAGGTGGGGCTGGGCGGCCAGCTGGTGTGGCGGCCCGTGAGGGCAGCACCGAGTTCGACTGGGGTGATGAGACGTCTCGGGACAGTGAGGCCAGCAGCGTGGCAGCCCGGGGAGACTCACGCCCACGCCTGGTGGCCCCTGCTGACCTGTCACGCTTTGAGTTCGATGAGTGTGAAGCGGCTGTGATGCTGGTGTCACTGGGCAGCTCTCGCTCGGGCACACCCTCCTTCTCCCCCGTCTCTACGCAGTCACCTTTCTCGCCGGCCCcgtcaccctcaccctcaccacTCTTCGGCTTCCGCCCTGCCAACTTCAGCCCCATCAACGCCTCGCCAGTCATCCAACGCACTGCTGTTCGCAGTCGCCACCTGAGCGCCAGCACCCCTAAGGCAGGCGTGCTGACGCCGCCAGACCTGggccctcacccacccccacctgccccccgAGAGCGCCATTCCTCTGGCATCCTACCTACCTTCCAGACCAACCTGACCTTTACTGTGCCCATCAGCCCTGGGCGACGGAAGACAGAGCTGCTGCCCCACCCAGGGGCGTTGGGGGCCCCTGGTGCAGCAGGCGGAGGAGCCGCCCCAGACTTCCCCAAGAGTGACAGCTTAGACTCTGGTGTGGATTCGGTGTCCCACACACCTACACCCTCCACACCGGCTGGCTTCCGTGCTGTGTCGCCCGCCGTGCCCTTCTCCCGCTCCCGCCAGCCCTCGCCGTTGCTGCTGTTGCCCCCACCTGCCGGCCTCACCTCGGATCCTGGGCCTTCCGTGCGCAGGGTGCCTGCCGTGCAGCGGGACTCACCCGTCATCGTCCGCAACCCCGACGTGCCGCTGCCCTCCAAATTCCCTGGGGAGGTGGGCGCTGGCAGTGAGGCACGGGCTGGGGGACCTGGGCGGGGCTGCCGAGAGACTCCGGTGCCGCCCGGGATGGCCAGTGGGAAGCCTGGCCTGCCTCCACCTCTGCCGGCCCCCGTGCCCATCACTGTGCCTCCAGCTGCGCCGACGGCCGTGGCCCAGCCGATGCCCACCTTTGGCCTGGCTTCCTCGCCCTTCCAGCCGGTGGCCTTCCACCCCTCACCTGCTGCCCTGTTGCCCGTCCTGGTGCCCAGCAGCTACACCAGCCATCCTGCCCCAAAAAAGGAAGTCATCATGGGCCGGCCTGGGACAG TGTGGACGAACGTGGAACCTCGCTCTGTGGCCGTGTTCCCCTGGCATTCCTTAGTCCCCTTCCTGGCCCCCAGCCAGCCTGACCCCTCCGTGCAGCCAAGTGAGGCCCAGCAACCTGCTAGCCACCTAGTGGCCTCCAACCAGAGCAAAG AGCCTGCTGAGTCGGCAGCTGTTGCTCACGAGCAGCCACCAGGCGGGACGGGGAATGCTGACCCCGGGCGGCCCCCTGGAGCTACATGCCCTGAGAGCCCAGGGCCCGGACCCCCCCACACTTTGGGGGTGGTGGAACCTGGAAAGGGCCCCCTTCCCACGACGGAGGAGGAGGCCCCTGGTCCTCCAGGAGAGCCCCGGCTGGACAGTGAGACAGAGAGTGACCACGACGATGC CTTCCTCTCCATCATGTCTCCTGAGATCCAGTTGCCTCTGCCGCCTGGGAAACGCCGGACGCAGTCCCTCAGCGCCCTGCCCAAGGAACGAGACTCATCTTCAGAGAAGGATGGACGCAGCCCCAACAAG AGGGAGAAGGACCATATCCGGCGGCCCATGAATGCCTTCATGATCTTCAGCAAGCGGCACCGGGCCCTGGTCCACCAGCGTCACCCCAACCAGGACAACCGGACCGTCAGTAAGATCCTGGGCGAGTGGTGGTACGCTCTGGGGCCCAAGGAGAAGCAGAAGTACCACGACCTGGCCTTCCAG GTGAAAGAGGCCCACTTTAAGGCCCACCCAGACTGGAAGTGGTGCAACAAGGACCGGAAGAAGTCCAGCTCAGAGGCCAAGCCTACAAGCCTGGGGCTGGCAGGGGGGCACAAGGAGCCAAGGGAGCGGAGCATGTCGGAGACAGGCACCGCCGCTGCCCCTGGAG TGTCCTCGGAGCTCCTGTCCGTCACAGCCCAGACGCTCTTGAGCTCGGACACCAAGGCTCCGGGGAGCAGCTCCTGTGGGGCAGAACGTCTGCACACAGTCGGCGGACCTGGCTCAGCCCGGCCCCGAGCCTTCTCCCACAGCGGGGTCCACAGCCTGGATGGCGGGGAAGTAGACAGCCAGGCACTACAGGAACTGACTCAG ATGGTGTCTGGCCCTGCATCCTACTCTGGCCCAAAGCCTTCCACCCAGTATGGGGCTCCAGGCCCCTTTGCGGCCCCCGGTGAGGGAGGCACTCTGGCAGCCAGTGGGCGGCCCCCACTGCTGCCCACCCGGGCCTCCCGTTCCCAGCGTGCAGCCAGTGAGGACATGACCAGTGACGAGGAACGCATGGTCATCTGTGAGGAGGAAGGGGATGATGATGTCATTG CTGACGATGGCTTCAGCACCACTGACATTGACCTCAAGTGCAAGGAGCGGGTGACCGACAGCGAGAGCGGAGACAGCTCTGGGGAGGACCCAGAGGGCAGCAAG GGATTTGGTCGGAAGGTGTTCTCGCCTGTGATCCGTTCCTCCTTTACTCACTGCCGTCCATCGCTGGACCCTGAGCCCCCAGGGCCCCCAGATCCACCTGCCGGCTTCGGCAAAGGCTACGGGCCCACCCCATCCTCCTCATCCTCGCCTGCCTCCTCCTCGGCCTCAGCAGCCACCTCCTTCCCGCTGGGCTCAGGGACCTTCAAGGCCCAGGAGTCAGGTCAGGGCAGCACAACAGGTCCCCTACGGCCCCCACCCCCTGGAACTGGGGGCCCAGCAACGCCTAAGGCCACCCGGTTTCTCCCCACGGATCCTGCCACCTTCCGGCGCAAGAGACCTGAAAGCGTGGGGGGCCTGGAGCCACCAGGCCCCTCAGTCATTGCGGCACCTCCCAGCGGGGGAGGAAGTGTTCTGCAGACACTGGTCCTGCCCTCAAACAAGGAGGAACGGGAGGGCAGCGGAGCTCGCATGCCCTCGGCCCCAGCCCCGTCGCTGGCCTATGGGGCCCCAGCAGCCCCCCTGTCCCGCCCGGCCGCCACCATGGTCACCAATGTGGTGCGGCCTGTCAGCAGCACTCCTGTGCCCATCGCCTCTAAGCCTTTCCCCACTTCTGGCCGGGCAGAAGCGTCTCCAAATGACACGGCCGGTGCCAGGACTGAGACAGTCACTGGGTCCCGGGCGCCTGGGGGCTCCCCACTGGGCGTCAGCTTAGTGTATTCAGACAAGAAGTCGGGAGCAGCCACCTCAACAGCCTCACATCTGGTGGCTGGACCCCTACTGGGCACTGTGGGGAAGGCGCCTGCCACTGTCACCAACCTGCTGGTGGGCGCCCCGGGCTATGGGGCCCCAGCGCCCCCAGCTGTCCAGTTCATTGCCCAGGGGGGCCCTGGCAGCGGGACGGCTGCGGGCTCAGGAGCAGGTGCTGGGAGTGGGCCCAATGGGCCAATGCCCCTGGGCATCCTGCAGCCAGGTCCCCTGGGCAAGGCTGGGGGAATCACCCAGGTGCAGTATATTCTGCCCACGCTGCCCCAGCAACTTCAAGTGGCGCCTGCCCCAGCACCAGCCCCTGGGACCAAGGCAGCGGCTCCCAGCGGCCCTGCACCCACCACCAGCATCCGTTTCACCCTCCCGCCGGGCACCTCCACCAACGGCAAAGTCCTGGCTGCCACCGCACCCACTCCTGGCATCCCCATCCTGCAGTCCGTaccctccgccccgcccccgaaag CCCAGTCAGTTTCTCCTGtgcaggccccgcccccgggtGGCTCAGCCCAGCTGCTACCTGGGAAGGTACTAGTGCCCTTGGCCACCCCTAGCATGTCAGTGCGGGGAGGAGGGGCCGGCCAGCCGCTGCCCCTGGTGAGCCCACCCTTCTCAGTACCTGTGCAGAACGGTGCTCAGCCACCCAGCAAG ATCATCCAGCTAACTCCGGTGCCTGTGAGCACACCCAGCGGCCTGGTGCCGCCCCTCAGCCCGGCCACGCTCCCCGGACCCGCCTCTCAGCCTCAGAAGGTTCTGCTGCCCTCCTCCACCAG GATCACCTACGTGCAGTCAGCAGGCGGGCATGCGCTGCCCCTGGGTACCAGTCCTGCCTCCAGTCAGGCTGGAACAGTCACCTCGTACGGACCCACGAGCTCAGTAGCCCTAGGCTTCACCTCGCTGGGGCCCAGCGGCCCCGCCTTCGTGCAGCCCCTGCTTTCAG GCCAAGCCCCATTGCTGGCTCCTGGCCAGGTGGGCGTGTCACCCGTGCCCAGCCCCCAGCTGCCTCCCACCTGCGCAGCCCCCAGTGGTCCCGTCATCACAGCGTTTTACCCTGGCAGCCCCGTACCCACCTCCTCAGCACCCCTGGCCCAGCCATCCCAGGCTCCCCCAGGCCTGGTCTACACCGTGGCCACCAACACCACCCCACCTGCTGCCACCATCCTGCCCAAGGGCCCACCGGCCCCCGCCACTGCCACCCCGGCCCCTACCAGCCCTTTTCCTAGTGCCACAG CAGGCTCCATGACCTACAGTTTAGTGGCCCCCAAGGCCCAGCGGCCCACCCCCAAGGCCCCCCAGAAAGTGAAGGCGGCCATCGCCAGCATTCCTGTGGGCTCCTTTGAGGCAGGTGCCCCTGGGCGGCCAGGCCCTGCGTCCCGGCAGCCGTTGGAGCCCGGCCCAGCTCGTGAGCCCCCTGCATCTGAGTCAGAGCTTGAGGGGCGGCCAACAACACCAGCCCCTCCGCTGCCCCCAGAGACCTGGGCTCCCCCGGCCCGGAGCAGTCCCCCGCCGCCCCCACCTGCTGAGGAGCGGACCAGTGCCAAGGGCCCTGAGACCATG GCCAGCAAATTCCCCAGCTCATCTTCAGACTGGCGTGTCCCCGGGCTGGGCCTGGAGAGCCGAGGGgagcctcccacccctcccagcccgGCCCcggctccagccccagcccctggtagcagcggcagcagcagtgAGGGCAGCAGTGGGAGGGCAGCTGGGGACACCCCCGAGCGCAAGGAGGCGGCTAGTGTCGGCAAGAAGGTCAAGGTGCGGCCCCCGCCCCTGAAGAAGACCTTTGACTCTGTGGACAA GGTCCTGTCGGAGGTGGACTTCGAAGAGCGCTTTGCTGAGCTGCCCGAGTTTCGGCCTGAGGAGGTGTTGCCCTCGCCCACCCTGCAGTCTCTGGCCACCTCACCCCGGGCCATCCTGGGCTCCTACCGCAAGAAGAGGAAGAACTCCACTG ACCTGGACTCGGCCCCCGAGGACCCCACCTCGCCCAAGCGTAAGATGAGGAGACGCTCCAGTTGCAGCTCGGAGCCCAACACCCCCAAGAGTGCCAAGTGCGAGGGGGACATCTTCACTTTTGACCGTACAG GTACAGAAGCTGAGGATGTGCTCGGGGAGCTGGAATACGAGAAGGTGCCCTACTCGTCGCTGCGGCGCACCCTGGACCAGCGCCGGGCCCTCGTCATGCAGCTCTTCCAGGACCATGGCTTCTTCCCATCAG CCCAGGCCACGGCAGCCTTCCAGGCCCGCTATGCAGACATCTTCCCCTCTAAGGTCTGTCTGCAGCTGAAGATCCGTGAGGTGCGCCAGAAGATCATGCAGGCGGCCACTCCCACGGAGCAGCCCCCGGGAGCCGAGGCCCCCCTCCCTGGACCGCCCCCCACTGTCACTGCTGCTGCCCctgtccccactcccagccctgctgGGGGCCCTGACCCCACCTCACCTGGCTCGGACTCTGGCACGGCCCCGGCTGCCCCGCCATTGCCTCCGCCCCCAGAGCCGGGGCCCGGACAGCCTGGCTGGGAGGGGCCCCCCCAACCCTCACCACCCCCCTCTGGTCCCTCCACAGCTGCCACAGGCAGGTGA